The Fimbriimonas ginsengisoli Gsoil 348 genome window below encodes:
- a CDS encoding Gfo/Idh/MocA family protein produces MNLGLGPVRMTRGMALLRVALVGCGLISEAHARAYAGHHDRARITVCFDTDLSRAAERADAIGARVASSYEEVLTDPEVDSIELCTPPHLHTDQVIAALEAGKHVSCQKPLARTLGECDAMIEAAERSGRVLFYAEMYRTMGVAVRAREVVESGRIGKLVGIQATYAHWQGGPYLDTPWRYNPKVAGGGQLLDGGIHHIALMRLVGGDVEAASCFTNRIRPELGGDDTATVILRFAEGHLGTLMSTQAAGTWFPGPGFVAFGTEGILTIGGPYGGLVVHHDDLPDRREVLISERADAFGEMVGHFLDVVLDGVPSRATAQTGREDLRTVLAAYRSADEGRSVLLSELP; encoded by the coding sequence GTGAATCTCGGCCTAGGACCGGTCAGAATGACCCGCGGAATGGCGTTGCTGCGAGTTGCACTGGTTGGATGCGGCCTCATTAGCGAGGCACACGCCCGCGCGTATGCCGGCCACCACGACCGGGCGCGTATCACGGTCTGCTTCGACACGGACCTCTCTAGAGCTGCGGAGCGGGCCGACGCGATCGGCGCTCGTGTCGCGTCCTCATACGAGGAGGTGCTGACCGATCCTGAAGTGGATTCGATCGAGCTTTGCACGCCGCCTCACCTTCATACAGATCAGGTGATCGCTGCCTTGGAGGCTGGGAAGCATGTTTCGTGCCAGAAGCCGCTAGCCCGGACGCTTGGTGAGTGCGACGCAATGATCGAGGCGGCCGAGCGATCGGGTCGAGTGCTGTTCTACGCGGAGATGTACCGAACGATGGGGGTCGCCGTCCGTGCGCGCGAGGTGGTGGAGTCGGGGCGCATCGGGAAGCTCGTGGGGATCCAGGCGACTTACGCCCATTGGCAGGGTGGGCCGTACCTCGACACGCCCTGGCGTTACAATCCGAAGGTGGCGGGAGGCGGGCAACTGCTCGACGGGGGAATCCACCATATTGCGCTGATGCGGTTGGTGGGGGGTGACGTTGAGGCCGCGTCTTGTTTTACGAACCGGATCCGGCCGGAACTTGGGGGCGACGACACGGCGACCGTCATTCTTAGGTTTGCGGAAGGGCACCTAGGAACCTTGATGTCGACCCAAGCGGCGGGAACGTGGTTCCCGGGACCGGGGTTCGTTGCCTTTGGGACGGAGGGGATTCTGACGATCGGAGGGCCATACGGAGGTCTCGTCGTTCATCACGACGATCTGCCCGATCGCCGGGAGGTGCTGATCTCCGAACGAGCCGACGCCTTCGGCGAGATGGTCGGGCACTTCTTGGACGTGGTACTGGATGGCGTCCCCAGCCGTGCGACCGCTCAAACCGGCCGAGAAGATCTACGCACGGTCTTGGCGGCGTACCGGTCGGCGGACGAGGGGCGCTCGGTTTTGTTGAGCGAGCTGCCATAG